A window of the Bdellovibrionales bacterium CG10_big_fil_rev_8_21_14_0_10_45_34 genome harbors these coding sequences:
- the glpK gene encoding glycerol kinase encodes MTYILAIDQGTTGSTANIVDSNGRSLGQVNHEYKQIYPKSGWVEHDPSDIWTSVRKAVSDVLTKTGVSQGALTAIGITNQRETVVVWDRITGEPVYNAIVWQCRRTAEFCESLKKRKLANLIQKKTGLVIDPYFSASKIRWILENVEGAKTRAKNGDLVFGNIDSFLIWRLTNGELHVTDVSNASRTQLMNIESLQWDDDMLELFGIPNTMLPKIVPSSGVVGATTNREIFSRQIPISGIAGDQQAALFGQTCFEAGDAKCTFGTGSFVLLNTGNQLEISKSGCVSTVAWQIGDQKPVYAMEGSAFICGAAVQWLRDGLGLIEKSSDVEALAKEVSSTDGVVFVPALAGLGAPHWIPEARGLLSGLSRGTTRAHIARAVLEGMALQNRDLMLAMEKDSGVKIKHLKVDGGATRNDLLMQMQSDFLNAAVLRPKNVESTSTGAAYLAGLGVGMWKNTKELKATWELDKAFEPQIDKKTRAEFEDRWHAAVKRTQ; translated from the coding sequence ATGACTTATATATTGGCCATCGATCAAGGAACCACAGGATCAACAGCAAACATAGTAGACTCAAACGGAAGATCGTTAGGACAAGTAAATCACGAATATAAGCAGATCTACCCCAAGTCAGGATGGGTCGAACATGATCCCTCAGACATCTGGACAAGCGTGCGCAAGGCCGTATCTGATGTTCTCACTAAGACAGGTGTGTCTCAGGGTGCTCTAACAGCAATAGGCATAACTAATCAGCGAGAAACCGTTGTTGTATGGGATCGCATCACGGGGGAACCCGTTTATAACGCTATTGTTTGGCAGTGCCGACGAACGGCAGAGTTTTGCGAAAGCCTGAAGAAACGAAAGTTGGCAAATCTCATTCAGAAGAAGACGGGCCTTGTGATTGATCCGTACTTTTCAGCCTCAAAGATTCGGTGGATTCTCGAGAATGTAGAAGGAGCTAAAACCCGAGCAAAAAATGGCGATCTTGTTTTTGGCAACATTGACTCGTTTCTCATATGGAGGCTAACAAACGGCGAACTTCATGTAACAGATGTTTCTAACGCATCAAGAACTCAGCTGATGAATATCGAATCACTTCAGTGGGACGACGATATGTTAGAGCTTTTCGGAATACCAAACACCATGCTACCAAAAATTGTACCTAGCAGCGGTGTGGTGGGCGCAACAACCAATCGAGAGATCTTTTCGCGCCAAATTCCGATTTCAGGAATCGCCGGTGATCAACAAGCCGCTTTGTTTGGACAAACCTGCTTTGAGGCCGGCGACGCCAAATGTACTTTTGGTACGGGTAGTTTTGTTTTGCTCAATACGGGCAATCAACTAGAGATTTCGAAATCGGGCTGTGTGTCCACCGTCGCGTGGCAAATTGGAGATCAAAAACCAGTCTACGCAATGGAGGGTTCTGCGTTCATTTGCGGGGCTGCCGTGCAGTGGTTGCGTGATGGACTTGGGCTCATTGAGAAGAGTTCGGATGTTGAAGCATTGGCAAAAGAAGTAAGCAGTACGGACGGAGTGGTATTTGTTCCCGCTTTGGCCGGATTAGGCGCGCCACACTGGATACCAGAAGCAAGAGGTTTGTTGTCGGGCCTCTCAAGAGGTACAACGAGAGCGCATATTGCTAGGGCGGTCCTCGAAGGGATGGCTCTTCAAAATAGGGATCTCATGCTGGCTATGGAGAAAGACTCTGGGGTCAAGATAAAGCATCTCAAAGTAGATGGAGGCGCGACGAGAAATGACCTGCTAATGCAAATGCAATCAGACTTTTTGAATGCTGCTGTGTTGAGACCCAAAAATGTTGAGAGTACTTCTACCGGAGCGGCTTATTTGGCGGGTCTAGGAGTGGGAATGTGGAAGAACACCAAAGAACTAAAAGCTACTTGGGAACTCGATAAAGCATTCGAGCCCCAGATAGACAAAAAAACGCGTGCTGAGTTTGAAGATCGGTGGCATGCAGCCGTCAAGAGAACGCAGTAA
- the hutI gene encoding imidazolonepropionase: MELFSGIKNLYTFQGMLNTPMKDLTDLDFSAIRNGAFIVNGGRYVWVGAQAEIPGELSKKIQKETKLDCESVFPAFTECHTHLVFAGDRSKEFDERICGKSYQQIAQEGGGINSTVEATRMASYEELLKLSQHRADRFARQGVALLEVKSGYGLNLVSEVKLLKVAKALKGPEIVSTFLGAHSVPAGVSLEAYFQDVVDNQLPEIARLKLASRVDIFIEKGFFNLQQARALFEKAKALGLQIVCHSEQLSRMGSVDLAIQHGAVSCDHLVCMSVEDVRNFGSSGAIAVLLPTSDLYLGINYPNAQGFMDAGAKVALATDFNPGSSPTQDLSLVGVLARLKMKMSLPQVFCAYTVNAALALSRTDCGAIKENFTANFFTTGSKPGDFFYSIGVHPVSSVFVKGSSLF; the protein is encoded by the coding sequence ATGGAATTGTTCTCAGGAATCAAAAATCTCTACACGTTTCAGGGTATGCTGAATACCCCGATGAAAGATCTTACTGATCTTGACTTTTCGGCTATTCGAAATGGAGCTTTCATTGTCAACGGAGGCAGGTATGTATGGGTGGGCGCACAGGCAGAGATTCCTGGCGAGCTGAGCAAGAAAATTCAAAAAGAAACGAAGCTCGATTGTGAATCGGTGTTTCCGGCTTTTACTGAGTGTCACACTCATCTTGTTTTTGCAGGAGACAGATCTAAAGAGTTCGACGAACGCATCTGCGGTAAGTCTTACCAACAAATAGCTCAAGAGGGCGGAGGCATCAATTCAACGGTTGAGGCCACTCGCATGGCCTCGTATGAGGAGTTACTTAAATTGTCTCAGCATCGGGCTGATAGGTTCGCTCGGCAAGGTGTTGCACTTCTTGAAGTGAAGTCAGGGTACGGGCTGAATTTAGTATCTGAGGTGAAACTGCTTAAAGTGGCGAAGGCTTTGAAAGGGCCAGAAATTGTGTCGACTTTTTTGGGCGCACACAGTGTTCCTGCAGGCGTCTCTTTAGAGGCCTATTTTCAAGACGTTGTAGATAACCAGCTTCCAGAAATTGCCCGTCTAAAATTGGCGAGCAGAGTAGATATATTTATTGAAAAAGGATTTTTTAACCTTCAGCAGGCAAGAGCTTTGTTTGAAAAAGCGAAGGCCCTCGGACTTCAAATCGTCTGCCATAGCGAACAGTTAAGCCGGATGGGGTCGGTGGATTTAGCCATTCAGCACGGGGCTGTTAGTTGTGATCACCTGGTTTGCATGAGTGTTGAAGACGTCCGAAACTTTGGCTCCTCAGGGGCTATCGCAGTTTTGCTTCCGACGAGTGATCTTTATTTAGGAATCAACTATCCAAACGCTCAAGGTTTCATGGATGCCGGAGCAAAAGTGGCCCTTGCGACAGACTTTAATCCAGGCAGTAGTCCGACTCAGGATCTTTCCTTGGTTGGCGTACTTGCCAGGCTAAAAATGAAGATGAGTTTGCCGCAAGTATTTTGTGCGTACACCGTGAACGCCGCTCTGGCACTTTCAAGAACTGATTGCGGTGCGATCAAAGAGAACTTTACCGCGAACTTTTTTACGACTGGGAGTAAACCTGGCGACTTCTTTTATTCTATTGGTGTTCACCCAGTTAGTTCGGTTTTTGTTAAAGGAAGTTCACTTTTTTAA
- the hutU gene encoding urocanate hydratase — MASRTIKAPTGTHLNCKGWLQEAAYRMIQNNLDPNVAEHPEELIVYGGKGKAARNWDCFDKILEALKTLENDETLLVQSGKPVGILKTHLDAPRVLIANSNLVGNWANWDHFNELDKKGLMMYGQMTAGSWIYIGSQGIVQGTYETFVEAGRQKFGGDLSGKIILTAGLGGMGGAQTLAGVFAGAIVIAAEVDRTRIQKRLDTKYVDEVCSNLDEALKKARDYQAKGIAKSIAIHANAVDVLEDALKANFVPDMLTDQTSAHDPLIGYIPNGMTFEAALELRKAHPKKYVDLAMMAMKRHVELMLEMQKRGALTFDYGNNIRARAFEAGLKEAFEFPGFVPAFIRPLFCRGSGPFRWVALSGDPNDIKVTDDALRELFPDKKPLLNWLKMAEEKISFQGLPARICWLEYGERAKAGVRFNELVRQGKVKAPIVIGRDHLDCGSVASPNRETEKMKDGSDAVADWPILNALVNTACGATWVSFHHGGGVGMGYSLHAGQVIVADGTKEAEARLQKVLTADPAMGLFRHIDAGYDEAKQVARERGLENLWE, encoded by the coding sequence ATGGCTTCAAGAACGATAAAGGCTCCCACGGGAACTCACCTCAATTGTAAAGGCTGGCTTCAAGAGGCGGCGTACCGGATGATCCAAAACAATTTGGACCCTAATGTAGCCGAGCACCCCGAAGAACTTATCGTCTATGGAGGTAAAGGAAAGGCTGCGCGTAACTGGGATTGTTTTGATAAAATACTCGAAGCGCTCAAGACCCTTGAAAACGACGAAACACTACTCGTTCAATCTGGAAAACCAGTTGGGATTTTGAAAACCCATCTAGATGCGCCCAGAGTGTTGATTGCAAATTCAAACCTCGTTGGCAATTGGGCAAATTGGGATCATTTCAACGAACTCGATAAAAAAGGCCTAATGATGTACGGCCAAATGACGGCTGGTTCGTGGATTTACATTGGTAGCCAAGGAATTGTTCAAGGCACATATGAAACTTTTGTAGAAGCGGGTCGACAAAAATTTGGTGGCGATCTTTCGGGAAAGATAATATTGACAGCGGGGCTTGGGGGAATGGGCGGAGCCCAAACTCTGGCCGGCGTCTTTGCTGGCGCCATCGTGATTGCAGCAGAAGTGGATCGAACGCGCATTCAAAAACGATTAGATACAAAGTATGTCGATGAAGTTTGTTCTAATTTAGATGAAGCTTTAAAAAAGGCGCGCGACTACCAAGCCAAGGGGATTGCGAAGTCGATTGCTATTCACGCAAATGCTGTCGACGTGCTTGAAGATGCCCTGAAGGCTAACTTCGTACCGGATATGTTAACAGATCAGACCTCGGCTCACGATCCACTTATTGGGTATATTCCAAACGGAATGACCTTTGAGGCGGCTCTTGAATTAAGGAAGGCTCATCCGAAGAAGTATGTGGATCTTGCTATGATGGCGATGAAGCGCCATGTGGAGTTAATGCTTGAAATGCAGAAGCGTGGCGCGTTGACTTTTGACTATGGAAATAACATTCGCGCTAGAGCTTTTGAAGCGGGTCTTAAAGAGGCGTTTGAGTTTCCGGGATTTGTTCCCGCATTTATTCGCCCGCTTTTTTGCCGCGGAAGTGGACCCTTCAGATGGGTTGCGCTGTCAGGTGATCCGAATGACATTAAGGTAACGGATGATGCGCTCAGAGAGCTGTTTCCCGATAAGAAACCACTATTGAATTGGCTTAAGATGGCAGAAGAGAAAATTAGTTTTCAGGGTTTGCCGGCGCGCATATGTTGGCTTGAGTATGGTGAGCGAGCCAAGGCGGGCGTGCGTTTTAACGAACTTGTTCGCCAAGGTAAAGTGAAGGCGCCAATTGTTATCGGGCGCGATCACCTTGACTGTGGAAGTGTTGCTTCACCTAACCGAGAAACTGAGAAGATGAAAGATGGGAGTGATGCGGTAGCTGATTGGCCCATTCTCAATGCGTTAGTGAATACAGCTTGTGGTGCCACCTGGGTGAGCTTTCATCATGGTGGTGGAGTTGGTATGGGCTATAGTCTTCATGCGGGGCAGGTTATCGTCGCCGATGGAACGAAAGAGGCCGAAGCAAGATTGCAAAAAGTTCTAACCGCCGATCCGGCGATGGGACTGTTTAGGCACATCGACGCAGGTTATGACGAAGCTAAGCAGGTCGCTCGCGAACGAGGACTCGAAAATCTTTGGGAATAA
- the hutH gene encoding histidine ammonia-lyase — translation MEINGNDLDLESVIQIARDEAKVKLAADAIDRMKASREFILKKMGSGEAIYGVNTGFGAFSKVRISDSEIEQLQVNLIRSHCCGVGKFFSKEEVRAIMLLRANALARGHSAIRPEAVDLLLQFLNHHITPRIPEQGSVGASGDLAPLSHLALALIGEGQVEFEGKIVDSQFAFKKTGLVPLKLQAKEGLSLINGCQVMTAVGLITLHQAANLVLHADIIGAMSLEALRGARSAFDPRISQSRPHPGEILTSKNLREILSVSSEIAESHDDCDRVQDAYSLRCMPAVHGSIKDAVSYLEKHLVIEANSSTDNPLVFLNGDGTADILSCGNFHGQPISAALDFAAISLATLANISDCRVQKLINPAMSDLPAFLAKKGGLNSGLMIAQVASASLVSENKILAHPASVDSIPTSADKEDHVSMGTIASRKFRQITENTHKALAIELLTASQGIEFLRPLRSSPALEKAHACVRSVVPAIEDDRVLYKDIEALSQLIETKKVLQEISNVGVTLEWRTQ, via the coding sequence ATGGAAATAAATGGTAATGACCTTGATTTAGAGTCAGTTATTCAGATTGCCCGTGACGAAGCAAAAGTAAAGCTTGCAGCAGACGCAATAGACCGAATGAAGGCTTCAAGAGAATTCATTCTTAAGAAAATGGGTTCCGGCGAAGCAATCTACGGGGTCAATACAGGGTTTGGGGCATTCAGTAAGGTGCGCATTTCAGATAGTGAGATTGAACAGCTCCAGGTGAATCTTATACGCTCTCACTGCTGCGGAGTGGGGAAGTTTTTTTCTAAAGAAGAAGTGCGAGCCATCATGCTCCTTCGAGCGAACGCCCTTGCGCGAGGTCACAGTGCTATTCGGCCCGAGGCTGTAGATCTTCTTTTGCAATTTTTGAATCATCACATAACTCCCAGAATACCCGAGCAAGGTAGCGTCGGAGCGAGCGGAGATTTGGCGCCGCTCTCACACCTTGCACTAGCCTTGATTGGTGAGGGGCAAGTTGAATTTGAAGGTAAAATTGTAGATTCGCAGTTTGCATTCAAAAAAACTGGGCTTGTACCACTTAAGCTGCAAGCGAAAGAGGGGCTATCGCTGATAAATGGCTGCCAAGTTATGACGGCAGTCGGACTCATTACTTTGCACCAAGCCGCAAATCTTGTGCTTCATGCGGATATTATTGGAGCGATGAGTTTAGAGGCTCTTCGGGGAGCCCGGAGTGCATTTGATCCGCGGATCTCGCAGAGTCGTCCACATCCAGGTGAAATTTTAACTTCCAAGAATTTGCGGGAAATACTTTCAGTCTCAAGTGAAATCGCCGAATCTCATGATGACTGTGACCGCGTACAAGATGCTTATAGCTTGCGATGTATGCCCGCTGTTCACGGATCTATAAAAGATGCCGTTTCTTATCTTGAAAAGCATCTTGTTATTGAGGCGAACTCCTCAACGGACAATCCCCTGGTGTTTTTAAATGGTGATGGTACGGCAGATATTCTTTCTTGCGGCAACTTTCACGGCCAACCTATCTCTGCGGCACTTGATTTTGCCGCGATATCGCTTGCGACGCTTGCGAACATATCGGACTGTCGCGTTCAAAAATTGATTAACCCTGCGATGAGCGATTTACCAGCCTTTTTAGCGAAGAAAGGTGGCTTAAACAGCGGCCTGATGATAGCCCAAGTGGCGTCGGCGTCGCTTGTGAGCGAAAATAAGATTCTTGCGCATCCGGCTTCAGTCGATAGCATTCCTACATCTGCAGATAAAGAGGATCACGTAAGTATGGGCACTATTGCGAGTAGGAAGTTTCGTCAGATTACTGAGAACACTCACAAAGCCTTGGCCATTGAACTCTTGACGGCGAGTCAAGGTATAGAGTTTTTAAGGCCGCTCAGATCATCACCTGCGTTAGAGAAGGCACATGCTTGTGTGAGAAGTGTTGTACCCGCTATTGAAGATGACCGGGTTCTCTATAAGGACATCGAAGCACTTTCGCAATTGATTGAAACTAAAAAAGTGCTTCAAGAGATTTCAAACGTAGGAGTCACTCTCGAGTGGCGAACTCAATAG
- the rpe gene encoding ribulose-phosphate 3-epimerase encodes MKSVLIAPSLLSCDFSEIASEIKQIELAGAEWLHLDIMDGHFVPNITFGAPVVQKIRPRTKLILDAHLMVDHPAKWIEDFANAGVDRLTAHVESDDVGDCLDKIKALGMKPGITARPATNISEVIKYCDRVDLVLVMTVNPGFGGQKFMADQVQKIQELDKIRRQRKLNFLIEVDGGINDQTARICVDAGADVLVAGNYIFSGDYSQRISALKGT; translated from the coding sequence ATGAAGAGTGTCCTAATAGCGCCGAGTCTGCTTTCTTGTGATTTTTCAGAGATAGCGTCTGAGATAAAACAGATTGAACTAGCAGGAGCTGAGTGGCTTCACTTAGATATTATGGATGGGCATTTTGTGCCAAACATCACTTTTGGGGCTCCGGTAGTGCAAAAGATTCGACCTCGAACAAAGTTGATTTTGGATGCTCACTTAATGGTTGATCATCCCGCCAAGTGGATCGAAGACTTTGCCAACGCTGGCGTAGACAGGCTGACTGCTCATGTAGAGAGTGACGACGTCGGCGACTGTCTTGATAAAATCAAAGCACTTGGAATGAAGCCCGGTATCACTGCAAGGCCCGCGACAAACATAAGTGAAGTGATAAAATACTGCGACAGGGTGGACCTTGTTCTTGTTATGACTGTCAATCCCGGTTTTGGAGGGCAGAAGTTTATGGCCGATCAAGTGCAAAAGATCCAGGAGCTCGATAAAATTAGAAGACAGCGAAAGCTGAACTTTTTAATCGAAGTCGACGGCGGAATTAACGATCAAACAGCTCGCATCTGTGTAGATGCCGGCGCCGACGTGCTAGTAGCCGGGAATTATATTTTTAGCGGAGATTACTCGCAGAGAATCTCCGCTCTTAAAGGCACATAA
- a CDS encoding methionyl-tRNA formyltransferase: MAGVAGVQKKRVVFFGTPEFSVPSLQKLVESNEFDVVLVVSQPDRPAGRKMQLKASHTKEYALSQGLSVATPEKAKEASFLEKLKSVNADLAVVVAYGQILSQSLLDIFSGEVFNLHASLLPHLRGAAPIQRALMNCDSETGVTLQRVVQKLDAGPILGLRRLKIREDHNATILFDELSQIGSELLTDELVRYLEGSLKVQEQDESKVTIAKKIEKDEARILWNQLEAKYVKGLVDGLVVWPKAYFLWKSKPVKILKARLVGGNDAAVFGRTIEAGRVLMSDDGLLIVGCSRNSAIEIVEVLPESRSRMTAKDFIIGFGLNTDDILE, encoded by the coding sequence TTGGCGGGAGTTGCAGGCGTGCAGAAAAAACGTGTAGTCTTCTTTGGTACTCCTGAATTTTCTGTGCCGAGTTTGCAAAAGCTAGTGGAATCGAATGAGTTCGATGTCGTGCTTGTCGTTTCTCAACCGGATAGACCGGCCGGTCGGAAGATGCAGCTTAAAGCGAGTCACACCAAGGAGTATGCTTTAAGCCAAGGACTCTCAGTCGCAACTCCTGAGAAGGCCAAAGAAGCATCATTTTTGGAAAAGTTAAAAAGTGTAAATGCCGATTTAGCTGTAGTAGTGGCTTACGGTCAGATTTTGTCTCAGTCTCTTTTAGATATTTTTAGTGGTGAAGTTTTTAATTTGCATGCAAGTCTTTTGCCCCACCTGCGGGGAGCTGCGCCCATTCAGAGGGCATTGATGAACTGCGACTCTGAAACTGGAGTTACTCTGCAAAGAGTTGTGCAAAAGCTAGATGCAGGACCTATCTTGGGCCTGAGGCGGCTGAAGATTCGCGAAGATCACAACGCTACCATACTTTTTGATGAGCTTTCGCAAATAGGGTCAGAGCTGCTGACCGATGAGTTAGTTCGCTACTTAGAAGGATCGCTCAAGGTTCAAGAGCAAGATGAGTCCAAGGTGACAATCGCGAAAAAGATTGAAAAAGACGAGGCTCGTATTCTGTGGAATCAGTTAGAAGCAAAGTATGTCAAAGGGCTTGTTGATGGTTTAGTTGTTTGGCCAAAGGCTTATTTTTTGTGGAAGTCAAAACCCGTAAAGATTTTGAAGGCTCGGTTAGTAGGCGGCAACGACGCTGCAGTTTTTGGCAGAACAATTGAGGCCGGCAGAGTGCTGATGAGTGATGACGGTCTGCTTATTGTAGGTTGCTCCAGAAATTCCGCTATCGAAATTGTTGAGGTTTTGCCTGAGTCTCGCTCTAGAATGACAGCCAAAGATTTTATTATCGGCTTCGGATTGAATACAGATGATATTTTGGAGTAG
- the def gene encoding peptide deformylase → MAILKILTFPNPVLKSKSRHVEVFDASLRALAADMVETMYAAPGVGLAAPQIGELVRFLVIDTRPRSETGEILMSEMSEFEKRLSWPLYLANPEIIKSEGTFQFEEGCLSIPGYHEWVDRKKNVTVRAQNLDGEFFEFEADGLLSVCIQHEIDHLDGRLFLDRISMVKSTLLKNKIRKKGYPKHTESRNPL, encoded by the coding sequence ATGGCAATTCTTAAAATACTGACATTTCCTAACCCTGTTCTGAAATCGAAGAGTCGGCATGTTGAGGTTTTTGATGCGAGTCTAAGGGCTTTGGCAGCCGATATGGTCGAAACGATGTATGCGGCTCCTGGTGTGGGTCTGGCCGCCCCTCAAATTGGGGAGCTTGTAAGATTTTTGGTGATCGATACAAGGCCGCGCAGTGAGACCGGCGAAATCCTTATGTCGGAAATGAGTGAATTTGAAAAGAGGCTTTCATGGCCGCTTTATTTAGCAAACCCAGAGATAATCAAGTCAGAGGGAACTTTTCAGTTTGAAGAGGGGTGTTTGAGTATTCCTGGTTATCATGAGTGGGTAGACAGAAAAAAGAATGTGACCGTTAGAGCTCAAAACCTAGATGGAGAATTTTTTGAATTTGAAGCAGATGGGCTTTTGTCTGTTTGCATACAACATGAAATTGATCATCTCGACGGCAGGCTTTTTTTAGATCGAATCAGCATGGTAAAAAGCACTCTGCTCAAGAACAAGATTCGAAAAAAGGGCTACCCTAAACACACAGAATCGCGAAACCCCCTCTAA
- the lptG gene encoding LPS export ABC transporter permease LptG, producing MVSLLSASKTRKAILKVKSFITSQSSKGFGGAQNGWLIGRLGNLLFNTVDRYIARTFLGYFIATLTVVLTLYIVVHALSETLKGSGVSLESLTLYYVYSLPAIAYQFLPVAALTATLFTLSGMNSHNELVALFSSGMSLARVSAPILSMIAIISISFFAVGDWVMPIFNQKKNYIYFVEIKKQPGLYATVKTNRIWYRSGQVIFYLQTVNPEAKSAEGVAFYYMDNNWDLSQVIHANKLVQKGAVWDLNDGAITIFEGRNSFPMTKTFEHKAMDALEKDFFNVPSQAVSTDVMRLGELRSFIKRNKEAGLNTLRYEVDYQAKFGFAFASLVMAFLGVPFSARMNRSGGRAMSIGVTIAMAFGYWSLYSSGLTLGKYGYLPPFIAAWLPNIVTLVLTGFLVLRLRR from the coding sequence ATGGTTTCGCTGTTGTCAGCAAGTAAGACGCGCAAGGCCATATTGAAAGTAAAGTCGTTTATCACTTCGCAGTCAAGCAAGGGCTTCGGCGGAGCTCAAAACGGCTGGCTTATTGGGAGGCTAGGGAACCTTTTGTTTAATACCGTAGATCGCTACATTGCCAGAACCTTCTTGGGGTACTTCATTGCTACCCTAACAGTTGTGCTGACGCTTTATATAGTTGTGCATGCCCTCTCGGAGACTCTTAAAGGCTCGGGAGTTTCTTTGGAGAGTCTGACACTTTACTACGTCTACTCGCTTCCGGCGATAGCTTATCAGTTCCTTCCGGTTGCAGCGCTGACTGCGACTCTTTTTACGCTTTCCGGAATGAACTCGCACAACGAGTTGGTGGCTCTTTTTTCTAGCGGGATGAGTTTGGCGCGTGTCAGCGCACCGATCTTGTCGATGATCGCCATCATTAGCATCTCATTCTTTGCAGTCGGTGACTGGGTTATGCCTATCTTCAACCAAAAAAAGAATTATATCTATTTTGTAGAAATCAAAAAGCAACCTGGACTCTATGCAACGGTAAAGACAAATCGAATCTGGTACCGTTCGGGGCAGGTCATTTTCTACCTTCAGACAGTTAACCCAGAAGCTAAGAGTGCCGAAGGCGTTGCCTTCTACTACATGGATAACAATTGGGATCTTTCGCAGGTCATACACGCTAACAAGTTGGTGCAAAAGGGTGCTGTCTGGGACCTCAATGATGGCGCGATTACAATCTTTGAGGGTCGAAATAGCTTCCCGATGACTAAGACCTTTGAACATAAGGCCATGGACGCTCTCGAAAAGGATTTTTTCAATGTACCTTCTCAGGCTGTCTCTACAGATGTGATGAGACTTGGCGAGCTACGTAGTTTCATTAAACGCAACAAAGAGGCCGGATTAAATACATTGCGGTATGAGGTGGACTATCAAGCCAAATTCGGTTTTGCATTTGCCTCTTTGGTGATGGCTTTCTTGGGTGTGCCATTCAGCGCAAGAATGAACCGCTCAGGAGGCCGAGCAATGAGCATTGGGGTGACCATAGCCATGGCTTTTGGCTACTGGTCTCTTTACAGCTCGGGGTTGACGCTTGGCAAATACGGATATTTACCTCCGTTTATCGCGGCATGGCTTCCGAATATAGTAACCCTCGTGCTGACAGGCTTTCTAGTATTGAGATTGCGCCGATAA